The Methanosarcina barkeri MS DNA window CAAGATCGTTGAACTCCTTCAGAAAAAAGAACATATTGTTGGCATGACAGGTGATGGAGTCAACGATGTCCCTGCCCTTAAAATGGCTGATGCTGGAATTGCTGTTGCAGGAGCTACAGATGCTGCAAAATCCGCTGCAGACATAGTGTTTACAATTTCAGGGCTCTCGACCATTATTAATGCGATAAAAGAAAGCCGCAAGATATTCCAGAGGATGAAGAGCTACGCCATCTACAGAATAGCTGAGACTGTAAGGGTGCTATTTTTTATTGCTACTGCAATAATTGTGTTTAATTTTTATCCTGTAACCGCTATAATGATTGTTTTGCTTGCTATTCTCAATGATGCTCCTATAATGGCTATTGCATATGATAACGTGAGATATTCCCAAGTTCCAGAAGAATGGAACATGCGTGAAGTCGTAAGGATGTCTACCTTTCTGGGAATTATAGGTGTTATTGTTTCATTCGCCATATACTATATTGGAGCCAGGATTCTTTACCTCAGTCCAGGTGTACTGCAGTCTTTTATTTTTCTGAAGCTTGCAGTAGCCGGGCATCTGACCATATTTATTGCCCGCAACAGGGGACATTTCTGGTCACCTCCTCCGGGAAAACTTCTTTTTTGGGCTGCAGTGGTTACAAAAGTGCTGGCAACACTCGTTGCAGTGTATGGATTTTATATATCTCCAATTGGATGGAAACTGGCAGGTTTTATCTGGATCTACGCACTGGCAGCTTTTGTTATAACTGATTTTATGAAAGTGAAGCTTTATGAGATAATGGACCGTAGAGAGTGATTTTTAAAAGATAAAGCGAAATAAGTAAAATATATGCGTCTTCGGATAAGAGCCTATCCAAAAAGTTAGTAACGCGTGTTGAAATATCACAATAGAGCTATAATATCCGGTATCCGTTCCGGTTTTACATATTGCCTATTGTTAAAGTTACAGCAGGTAACCATTTTGGATAAACTCTTAGTCCAAAACTAACATTGACCGAATCAAGCATCAAAGAATCTCGGTTACTGACTGCAGCCATATTTATATATAAAAGGTATTATATTTATCTGCATGAGGGTTATCAGGAGACTGAATATTGTTATTTTGCTCATTTTGATCCTTTTTATCGCATATATCCGATACCTGACTAACTTCTACATCTTCGAGGATCGGGCTCTCCTGGATGCTCTTCTTATCTCTTTAGTTGTAATTTTTCTGGCCTATATAATAAATTCCGTTACCGGAAATCTTATTCTTAGAAAAGTATCGACTGCCAAAGACAGATACACTCTGAGGAAAACTGCATCTATCCTTATCACAGCACTTGCTTTTGCCGCACTTTTTGCAATCTGGTTCAAGCGAACCAGCACCCTGCTTATTGCCTATGGGATTCTCAGTGCCGGAGTCGCAATTGCACTTCAAGACCTTTTGCGAAACATAGCAGGAGGAATTCTCCTCATTTTGTATCACCCTTTTAAAGCAGGAGATCGGATTCAAGTTGAAGACAACGTAGGCGATGTGCTTGACATAGGGAGTATAAACACTACAATAATGGAAATCAGGGAATGGGTGGATGCAGATCAATATACTGGCAGAATTCTCCATATTCCTAACAGCTTTGCCCTCAATAAGACGATAAAAAACTATACCAGGGATTATTCCTTTATCTGGGATGAAGCTCGGTTTCTACTTATTTATGGGAGCAACTGGAAAAAAGCTGAGGGGATTGTACTCAATGTTGCAGGTTCAATTTTAGGAGAGTTCGAAAACCTGGCACAGAAAGAACTCCGGCGAATGGGGCAAAAATATTTTATTACTACCTATGATGTACAGACAAAGCTCTATATGAAAATGGAGGAAAATTGGATAGAAATGCGGTTGAGATATGTAGTCGCCCCCAGGAAAAGGAGAGAAATCAGCCACCTTTTGGTCTCAAATATTCTTGAAGCCCTTGAAAAAGAAAAAGACATAATGGTTGGAACTGCGACAAGTATCGACCTTATGGATCGATGATTCTCTGGATGTAGCGATTTCTCTGGATGTAGCGATTTCTCTGGATATAGCGATTTAGCCTGAACAAAACAAAAGCAGTGGGCATCATCATTTATGAATTCTCTGGATGTAATGATTCAGCCTGAACAAAACAAAAGCAATAGCCATCGTCATAAGACTCAATGAAAAAACTTTTGTGAATTTACTCTCTTTTATCTGGAATCTTTAAGATCTCCTGCATTTGGTCCCAAATTTGACCCCAGATTTCTCCGAGTTGTAGCTTCTGATTCATACTTTTCTTCTATTGAAGGAATATTCAAAATATGGAGCTGAGGAGCCCTGATCCCATTCTTCTGGAATTCAACCCAGGCTCTTGTGTGAACATCGGATTCAAACTTGAACTGGTCTCTAAGGTCATTGACATAAGCTTTGGCCCTTAACCTCGTGTAGAATGGAAGGGCTTTATGCAGCAGAACAACAGGTCTTTCTCTGGAGATATAAACATATTTAGAGCTCACAACTGCTTCCCATAAAATTTTCATTGCAGTTTCTACATGTGACTCTCCTGCAATATACAGGTCTATTACAA harbors:
- a CDS encoding mechanosensitive ion channel family protein; the protein is MLILILFIAYIRYLTNFYIFEDRALLDALLISLVVIFLAYIINSVTGNLILRKVSTAKDRYTLRKTASILITALAFAALFAIWFKRTSTLLIAYGILSAGVAIALQDLLRNIAGGILLILYHPFKAGDRIQVEDNVGDVLDIGSINTTIMEIREWVDADQYTGRILHIPNSFALNKTIKNYTRDYSFIWDEARFLLIYGSNWKKAEGIVLNVAGSILGEFENLAQKELRRMGQKYFITTYDVQTKLYMKMEENWIEMRLRYVVAPRKRREISHLLVSNILEALEKEKDIMVGTATSIDLMDR